From the genome of Neodiprion pinetum isolate iyNeoPine1 chromosome 3, iyNeoPine1.2, whole genome shotgun sequence, one region includes:
- the Sply gene encoding sphingosine-1-phosphate lyase: MTGFHPFELFRDLLNSSFKDKEPWQIVTITTTTVLATVWLWEYCFDDDESLYDRGKKKFFKLARYVPSIRDKIDTELAAINSNFEKDAAHRLTGVQCFTKLPEKGWRQEEVLAMVNKCVNLGNYDWKSGKVSGTVYRNDEELIDLVTSVYGVASYTNPLHADVFPGICKMEAEVVKAACNLFHGGSESCGTMTTGGTESILMACKALRDYAKDVKGINKPEMVVPTTAHSAFDKAAQYLKIKTITVPVNPNSFTVSIESMRRAITKNTIMLVGSAPNFPYGTMDNIEAISKLGVAYNIPVHVDACLGGFLICFMEAAGFSMPPFDFALPGVVSISADTHKYGYAPKGSSIVLYREKKYRHYQYTVTTDWPGGIYGSPTVNGSRAGGIIAACWATMMYFGMDGYVKSTKKVIETTKYIEQELRKMDGIFIFGLPATSVIAIGSKQFHIYRLSDALGAKGWNLNPLQFPSGIHICVTHLHTEPGFADKFLEDVRTELAVIMQTPEAPVEGKLAMYGMSQSIPDRSVIGEFTRFFLDSMYYIPSDEVEIKANGKPPGS; the protein is encoded by the exons ATGACTGGCTTTCACCCCTTTGAACTCTTCAGAGACTTGCTAAACAGCAGCTTCAAAGACAAAGAGCCGTGGCAAATCGTCACAATTACAACAACGACAGTTCTCGCGACGGTCTGGCTTTGGGAATATTGTTTCGACGATGACGAGa GTCTGTACGatcggggaaaaaagaaatttttcaaattagcTCGGTATGTACCATCTATCCGCGATAAAATTGATACCGAATTGGCAGCGatcaattcgaatttcgagaaaGATGCTGCGCACCGTTTGACCGGCGTTCAATGTTTTACGAAGCTACCGGAAAAGGGATGGCGTCAAGAGGAAGTCCTCGCCATGGTTAACAAATGCGTGAATCTCG GAAATTACGACTGGAAATCGGGCAAGGTTTCCGGAACTGTGTATCGAAATGATGAGGAATTGATCGACCTTGTGACGTCTGTTTATGGGGTTGCCTCTTACACGAATCCCTTGCACGCTGACGTGTTTCCCGGGATTTGCAAAATGGAAGCAGAAGTTGTAAAAGCGGCGTGCAATTTGTTTCACGGTGGATCGGAGTCATGCGGAACG ATGACCACCGGAGGTACGGAGTCTATATTAATGGCGTGCAAGGCACTGCGAGATTACGCCAAGGATGTCAAAGGTATAAATAAACCGGAAATGGTTGTGCCGACTACAGCCCATTCCGCTTTTGATAAAGCCGCACAATATTTGAAGATCAAGACAATCACGGTTCCGGTAAATCCGAACAGTTTCACCGTCAGTATTGAGTCAATGAGAAGAGCTATTACCAAAAATACAATCATG CTAGTCGGCTCAGCCCCGAATTTCCCTTACGGAACAATGGATAACATCGAAGCGATATCAAAGCTCGGCGTTGCGTACAACATTCCGGTTCACGTCGACGCGTGTCTCGGAGGATTTTTGATCTGCTTTATGGAAGCTGCCGGATTCTCTATGCCACCGTTTGACTTCGCTTTGCCTGGTGTCGTCAGCATATCGGCCGATACCCACAAG TACGGATACGCGCCCAAGGGTTCATCGATAGTTTTGTATAGAGAAAAGAAGTACAGACACTATCAATATACGGTAACGACTGATTGGCCGGGTGGCATTTACGGTTCACCAACGGTGAACGGTTCCAGAGCAGGAGGCATAATCGCGGCGTGCTGGGCAACAATGATGTACTTTGGAATGGACGGTTACGTCAAGTCCACCAAGAAAGTGATCGAGACGACGAAGTACATCGAGCAGGA GTTGAGGAAGATGGACGGAATTTTCATATTCGGACTGCCTGCCACGTCCGTGATTGCAATCGGTTCGAAACAGTTTCACATCTACAGGCTCTCGGATGCGCTCGGTGCTAAAGGCTGGAATCTTAATCCGCTACAATTTCCCAGCGGTATTCACATATGCGTGACTCATCTTCACACCGAGCCGGGTTTTGCCGATAAATTTTTGGAAGACGTAAGAACGGAATTGGCCGTCATTATGCAGACGCCTGAAGCCCCCGTCGAAGGAAAG ctcGCCATGTACGGCATGAGCCAGAGTATCCCGGACCGAAGCGTCATCGGTGAATTCACCCGATTTTTCTTGGACTCAATGTACTACATACCGAGTGACGAAGTCGAAATCAAAGCTAACGGAAAGCCTCCGGGATCGTAA